GCACCGCGCGGCAGGGGCATCGTCACACAGGGCAGACCGAGGTGACTCCAGGGCAGACTCATCACCGGACTGCCGGTGGACGACAGGCCGAGCGGCGCCACGTCGGTCGCGGCCGGCGCCACGACGAGATCGATGCCCTCCTGCTCCATCCTGGCGTCGAAGGCGGAGCGCTGTTCGGCCAGTTCGTCGACGGCGGCCGCATACGCGCGCTCCGAAAGAGCGAGGCCCCGGCGGACGATTTCGGTTGTCCCCGCACCCAGAATGCTGCCGTGCCGACGGAAACGGTCCTCGTGGGCCCGGGCGAACTCCGCGTCGAAAATGACCTTCTGGGTCCTGGAGAGAACGGCGATATCGGCCGCCAGGTCCGTGTGCACGATATCGAGACCGGCCTCGACGAGATCACGCACCGCGGCGCCGAACACCTCGTTCGCCGTTTCGGTGGCCTGCGTGAGATATTCGCGCGCGGGGACCGCGATGACCGGGTTTCTGCCGATCGGCCGCTCTTCCTCGAACAGCACTGAGGCACCGAGCGAGAGGCCGGACACGGATGTGGCGAAGAGCCCGAACGAGTCGTAACTCGGGGCGCAGGGAATGACGCCGTCCAAGGGGACGCCACCCTGGGTCGTCTTGAAACCCGCCACACCGCAGTAGGACGCGGGCCGTATCACCGAGCCGATCGTCTGCGTTCCGGTCGCCAGTGTCACGGCTCCGGTCGCCACGGCAGCCGCGGACCCACTGCTTGATCCGCCCGGTGTGCGCCGCAGATCGTGCGGGTTACGGGTCGAGGGCGGATGAACACAGGCGAATTCAGCGGTCTTTGTCTTGCCTACGACCGTTGCGCCCGCCCTCCGCAGCAGCGTGACCGTAGATGCCTCGGGGCCCGCGAACTCGCGCGGGTCGAGAGCCGAACCGCCCGTGGTGGGAAGGCCGTCGACGGCGAAAATGTCCTTGACGCCCAAGGTGGCCCCGCGCAGTGGCCCGGAATTGTCTTCGGGTATCCGGGCCAACCGCGCATCCCTGTCCGGTTCTTCTTCGAACGCCTCGACGTCGGCATCCGTTTCGGCGATTCTCTTCAGGGAGGTCCGGATGTTCTGGGCCACGTCCGCGTGTGCCCCGGTTTCAGAAACGAGCTCACGACCGAACACCATATCCATGGCCCGATCCTATTCGCTTCTCTTCGCTGTTCAAGGGCGCGATCTGGGAGCGCACCTGGCGCCGGAACACCACCAGCGACACGGGGGCCACCACGAGACTGACGACCGCGACGACGGCCAGGATGGTCCGTGGGTCCCAACTCCCGCCCGCCGTGGCCAAGATGACCCCTGCCAGTGGTGCCGATGCCAGGATCATGGAGGAGAACACCCCGAGCGCGGCGCCGAGTTGCTCGGCCGGGATCACGCGGATACGCCAGGTGCGCATCCAGATCGTGAAGACGGTGACGCCGGCGCTCCAGCAGCCGTAGCCGATGCCCATGACCATGACGTCGCCGGCGAGGATCATGCACAGGGCGCCGGTCACGAGGAGGAGGGCCACGGGCCAGAG
The nucleotide sequence above comes from Streptomyces sp. N50. Encoded proteins:
- a CDS encoding amidase, which produces MDMVFGRELVSETGAHADVAQNIRTSLKRIAETDADVEAFEEEPDRDARLARIPEDNSGPLRGATLGVKDIFAVDGLPTTGGSALDPREFAGPEASTVTLLRRAGATVVGKTKTAEFACVHPPSTRNPHDLRRTPGGSSSGSAAAVATGAVTLATGTQTIGSVIRPASYCGVAGFKTTQGGVPLDGVIPCAPSYDSFGLFATSVSGLSLGASVLFEEERPIGRNPVIAVPAREYLTQATETANEVFGAAVRDLVEAGLDIVHTDLAADIAVLSRTQKVIFDAEFARAHEDRFRRHGSILGAGTTEIVRRGLALSERAYAAAVDELAEQRSAFDARMEQEGIDLVVAPAATDVAPLGLSSTGSPVMSLPWSHLGLPCVTMPLPRGAGELPLGLQLVGRRHTDLRLLRWAAEVAANLG